The Pleuronectes platessa chromosome 13, fPlePla1.1, whole genome shotgun sequence genome includes a window with the following:
- the eif4g1a gene encoding eukaryotic translation initiation factor 4 gamma 1a isoform X2 has translation MNKPPQPIAGPTSVPNPAPSPGLTQAAYGQGQPPSLVFATQPPPQMNSAPQTRQTYYPNRPAMATSAPRVQTSSGPRPVGPTHVYPTNPQMIMMSQQQLSFAGSPQGYFIPPPGQYRAPYMPPTQQYPVTTGTAGFYPGTSPAEYTAYAGAYYPAQPQYSPSVQPAPVMINPPQQQQQAPPPQQQQQQQQQPPQPQPQQQQPPAQAQGPLKRERKPIRIRDPNQGGRDITEEIMSGGRSTTTPTPPQASIADLSPPQTNGEVVQPVATVTRHDDNMEPAVGAETPPPPATAETEPVLEAKQEMDSQMPVCAESDAQSVAPTAATEDPSPLIKDEQSPSSLPPVVASITTTTPAEAVNKDVTKVSDTVDAPVSPSASVAAQEAPLKLEEPQAAPAPPEKAPEKEEKITEEVKKVEKEEQVASSKVEPVVEDAAIVTPVKVAKEEAVAKEEAVAKEEAVTKTSTEMSQPPPSVQEHAVPQTQSAVLNSAPEPKAEPQPEPKAEPQPEPQPEPEPEPEPTPVVTAEPLLSNGLPQNVEELSEDVALSDTTSLDKPDASQSQESTPVAKMAAPTQEEDLEEEKKVEEKNVEEEKENIEDVPPAPISCPTEESTMQAATSLPKKRRNMKELNKKEAIGDLLDAFTDEQEPIPASEPVPTPADPVPVAPAEPPAEVVDETWEEKEDKQNSVPDKPKATYKYKEEQWKPINPEEKKQYDRDFLLGFQFIGASMNKPEGLPTISDVVLDKVNKTPMRPVDPARLINVGPDFTPSYLGNLGTRSAGGPRGPVSQFVLSCPHFFFFYIFVKYVFFLLKFYIMDPFASFQPPGPRRSQQGQRKEPRKINISSMSFNDDVQLNKAEKAWKPSVKKSTRSRAAEETEEDETEQGKTRELFKRLRSILNKLTPQKFQELMKQVTDLAIDTEERLKGTIDLIFEKAISEPNFSVAYANMCRCLMGLKVPTSDKPGAFANFRKLLLNRCQKEFEKDQDDDEIFEKKQKEMEASKDDEERERMRVALNDARDQARRRSLGNIKFIGELFKLKMLTEAIMHDCVVKLLKNHDQESLECLCRLFSTIGKDLDFEKAKPRMDQYFHQMDKIIKEKKTSSRIRFMLQDVLDLRKCNWVPRRGEQGPKTIDQIHKEAEMEEHREHIKVQQLISKGGGGGGRMGGDRGDRGDRGGRGSHTQGGGRNNPPQDEGWNTVPISKNRPIDTSRLSKITKPGALDFNLTMLAPGGKSLAGSWGKGSSGGTGAKPASGEQDSGRPAPSTNRFSALQSGSSLSSSDSDRRVPQRSSSSRERGGDGGDREKDRFTRNEVREGRDDRSSSNQITKRSFSRESQERGGRAGDSRTSADPVRRVASMTNDRDRGSRDRGSRDRGSRDRGSRDQGSRDRGSRDRVPSQDLTAKRESAPTPPPSLPKPTLTEEELEKKANAIVEEYLHINDLKEALQCVVELNSTSLLYVFVRTGVESTLERSTIARERMGHLLHQLIKAGTLPTPQCYKGLEEILEAAEDMAIDIPHIWLYLAELITPLLHEGGIPMGQLFREISKPLLPLGKAAVLLVQILKLLCDGMTPKKVGAMWTESGLSWSDFLPKDEDVNAFVTEQKMDFTTGEMTESVEEGVKKALSGEELSKQLDRLLEEKADNQRIGDWVEANLDEQQATSNQFLRALMTAVCQSAIICDNPYRMDPIQIKQRASLLQKYLSDEQKELQALCALQALMVHMEQPANLLRMFFDALYDEDVIKEEAFYKWETSKDPAEQTGKGVALKSVTAFFTWLREAEEESDKE, from the exons TACCGGGCCCCATACATGCCTCCAACTCAGCAGTATCCTGTGACCACCGGTACAGCTGGCTTCTATCCGGGAACCAGCCCGGCTGAATACACCGCTTATG CAGGAGCATATTATCCTGCTCAGCCACAGTACTCTCCGTCTGTCCAGCCCGCACCGGTCATGATCAACCCCCCCCAGCAACAGCAACAAGCCCCgcctcctcagcagcagcagcagcagcaacagcagccaccgcagccgcagccgcagcagcagcagccgccggCTCAGGCACAAGGCCCACTAAAGAGGGAACGCAAACCG ATAAGAATACGAGACCCCAACCAGGGCGGGCGTGATATCACAGAGGAGATAATGTCAGGTGGAAGGTCCACCACCACACCGACCCCCCCACAG GCCTCCATAGCAGATTTAAGTCCTCCACAGACCAATGGTGAAGTTGTACAACCTGTCGCTACAGTGACAAGACATG ATGATAACATGGAGCCTGCTGTTGGCGCTGAaacccctccacctcctgccaCAGCAGAAACAGAGCCTGTGCTGGAGGCCAAACAGGAAATGGACAGCCAGATGCCTGTGTGTGCTGAATCCGATGCACAATCTGTAGCCCCCACAGCTGCTACTGAGGATCCATCCCCATTGATAAAGGACGAGCAgtctccctcttccctccctcctgtagTAGCATCTATTACAACTACTACTCCTGCTGAAGCAGTAAATAAAGACGTTACTAAAGTCAGTGACACAGTCGATGCACCTGTCAGCCCTTCAGCATCAGTAGCAGCACAAGAGGCACCTCTCAAACTAGAGGAACCACAGGCGGCCCCAGCTCCACCTGAGAAGGCAccagaaaaggaagaaaagataacagaggaagtgaagaaagtTGAAAAAGAGGAGCAGGTGGCTAGTTCCAAGGTGGAGCCTGTAGTTGAAGATGCAGCTATAGTTACCCCTGTTAAAGTGGCAAAAGAAGAAGCTGTGGCAAAAGAAGAAGCCGTGGCAAAAGAAGAAGCCGTGACAAAAACTTCAACTGAAATGTCTCAGCCTCCACCCTCTGTACAGGAACATGCTGTTCCACAGACCCAGAGCGCTGTTCTCAACTCTGCACCTGAACCCAAAGCTGAACCCCAACCTGAACCCAAAGCTGAACCCCAACCTGAACCCCAACCTGAACCCGAACCTGAACCCGAACCTACTCCGGTTGTAACAGCAGAGCCTCTCCTCTCCAACGGTCTTCCTCAGAACGTTGAGGAACTGTCTGAGGATGTTGCGCTTTCAGACACTACATCCCTTGACAAGCCTGATGCCTCGCAATCTCAGGAATCCACACCTGTAGCTAAAATGGCAGCACCAACCCAGGAAGAGGAtttggaagaggagaagaaggtggaagagaagaatgtggaagaggagaaggagaatatAGAGGATGTCCCTCCTGCCCCTATCAGCTGCCCTACAGAGGAATCTACTATGCAAG CTGCTACGTCTCTgccaaagaagaggaggaacatgaaGGAGCTCAACAAAAAGGAGGCCATTGGAGACCTCCTGGATGCATTCACAGAT gagcaggagcccATCCCTGCTTCTGAACCTGTGCCCACTCCGGCCGACCCTGTCCCTGTTGCTCCAGCTGAACCTCCTGCTGAGGTCGTGGATGAGACttgggaagagaaagaggacaaACAGAACTCAGTACCTGACAAGCCCAAAGCCACATACAAGTACAAAGAAG AACAATGGAAGCCGATAAACCCAGAAGAGAAGAAGCAGTATGACAGGGATTTCCTCCTGGGCTTCCAGTTCATCGGCGCCAGTATGAACAAACCTGAGGGTCTGCCCACCATCAGTGATGTGGTCCTGGACAAG GTGAACAAGACTCCCATGCGACCTGTTGACCCAGCTCGATTAATTAACGTTGGTCCTGATTTTACTCCCTCATATTTGGGGAATCTTGGGACCAGATCAGCGGGAGGACCACGAGGCCCAGTGAGTCAATTTGTTCTTTCTTgtccccattttttttttttttacatatttgttaaatacgttttttttttactcaagtTTTATATAATGGATCCCTTTGCCTCCTTTCAGCCTCCTGGGCCACGTCGCTCCCAGCAGGGTCAGCGTAAAGAACCCAGGAAAATCAACATCAGCAGCATGTCCTTCAATGATGACGTACAACTCAACAAGGCTGAGAAGGCCTGGAAGCCATCAGTGAAGAAGTCCACTCGAAGCCGCGCTGCCGAGGAAACCGAAGAAGATGAAACTGAACAGGGCAAGACTCGGGAGTTGTTCAAGCGTCTGCGCAGTATCCTCAACAAGTTGACTCCTCAGAAGTTTCAGGAGCTGATGAAGCAGGTGACGGATCTGGCGATAGACACGGAGGAGAGGCTGAAAGGAACCATTGACCTCATCTTTGAGAAGGCCATCTCAGAGCCCAACTTCTCTGTGGCCTACGCCAATATGTGCCGCTGCCTTATGGGA TTGAAAGTCCCCACTTCGGACAAGCCAGGAGCTTTTGCCAACTTCCGTAAACTGCTGCTTAACCGCTGTCAGAAAGAGTTTGAGAAGGAccaggatgatgatgagatctttgagaagaagcagaaagagaTGGAGGCTTCCAAAGAT GATGAAGAGCGTGAGCGCATGAGAGTGGCGCTCAATGATGCCAGAGACCAGGCCCGCCGGCGCTCACTGGGGAACATAAAGTTCATAGGCGAGCTCTTCAAGCTGAAGATGCTGACTGAGGCCATCATGCACGACTGTGTAGTGAAACTTCTAAAGAATCACGACCAAGAGTCTCTGGAGTGTCTCTGCAGGCTGTTCTCCACTATTGGAAAAGATCTGGACTTTGAAAAGGCCAAG CCTCGTATGGATCAGTATTTTCACCAGATGGACAAGATCATCAAAGAGAAAAAGACTTCATCCAGAATCCGCTTTATGCTGCAAGACGTCCTGGACCTCAGAAAG TGCAACTGGGTGCCTCGCAGAGGAGAACAGGGTCCTAAAACAATTGACCAAATTCATAAGGAGGCGGAGATGGAAGAGCACAGGGAACACATCAAAGTGCAGCAGCTCATCTCcaagggaggtggaggtggaggcaggaTGGGAGGGGACAGGGGGGACAGGGGAGACAGGGGGGGCCGAGGGTCTCACACACAAGGAGGTGGCCGCAATAACCCGCCTCAGGATGAGGGATGGAACACGGTGCCCATCTCCAAGAACAGACCTATCGACACCAGCCGCCTTAGCAAGATCACCAAg CCCGGTGctctggacttcaacctcaCAATGTTGGCTCCAGGAGGCAAAAGCCTTGCCGGCAGCTGGGGCAAAGGCAGCAGTGGAGGAACTGGAGCTAAACCAGCCAGTGGAGAGCAAG atTCTGGTCGTCCAGCTCCCAGCACCAACCGATTTTCTGCCCTGCAGTCTGGTTCCTCGTTGTCTTCATCCGACTCCGATCGCAGAGTTCCTCAGAG GTCAAGCTCCAGTCGTGAGCGCGGTGGAGACGGGGGCGACCGCGAGAAGGATCGCTTTACTCGCAATGAGGTACGGGAAGGTCGTGAcgacaggagcagcagcaaccAAATCACAAAGAGAAGCTTCAGCAGGGAGTCGCAGGAGCGCGGAGGGAGGGCTGGAGACAGCCGGACCTCCGCTGACCCCGTGCGTCGCGTCGCCAGCATGACTAACGACAGGGACCGAGGAAGTCGGGACAGGGGAAGCAGAGACCGAGGAAGTCGGGACAGGGGAAGCAGAGACCAAGGAAGCCGGGACCGAGGAAGTCGGGACAGGGTTCCAAGTCAAGATCTCACAG CCAAGCGTGAGAGCgcccccactcctcctccttctctccctaaACCTACTTTGACTGAGGAGGAGTTGGAGAAGAAGGCAAATGCCATCGTTGAAGAATACCTCCACATTAATGACTTGAAG GAGGCGCTGCAGTGTGTGGTAGAGCTCAACAGTACCTCGCTGCTGTACGTGTTTGTGCGGACCGGCGTGGAGTCGACGCTGGAGCGCAGCACAATCGCTAGAGAGCGCATGGGCCACTTGCTGCACCAACTTATAAAGGCAGGGACATTGCCCACACCGCAGTGCTACAAAGG GCTAGAAGAGATCCTGGAGGCAGCCGAAGACATGGCCATAGATATACCTCACATATGGCTCTACCTGGCTGAACTCATTACCCCCCTGCTCCACGAGGGAGGCATCCCTATGGGACAGCTCTTCAG GGAGATCTCAAAGCCTCTCCTCCCCCTGGGGAAGGCTGCTGTGCTGCTGGTTCAGATCCTTAAGCTGCTCTGCGACGGAATG ACCCCTAAGAAGGTCGGGGCCATGTGGACAGAGAGCGGGCTGAGCTGGAGTGACTTCTTGCCCAAGGACGAAGACGTCAACGCGTTTGTCACTGAACAG aAGATGGATTTCACCACAGGAGAAATGACGGAGTCAGTGGAGGAGGGTGTAAAGAAAGCCCTGAGTGGAGAAGAGCTCAGTAAACAGCTGGACAGACTCCTCGAGGAAAAGGCCGACAACCAGCGCATAGGAGACTGGGTAGAG gccaaCCTGGACGAGCAACAGGCGACTTCCAACCAGTTTTTACGCGCATTGATGACAGCAGTGTGCCAGTCTGCCATCATAT GTGACAACCCGTACAGGATGGATCCAATTCAGATCAAACAGAGAGCCAGTCTCCTGCAGAAATACCTGTCTGACGAGCAGAAGGAGCTGCAGGCCCTTTGCGCCCTCCAGGCTCTGATGGTGCACATGGAGCAGCCTGCGA ACCTGCTGCGGATGTTCTTCGACGCCTTGTACGATGAGGACGTCATTAAAGAAGAGGCCTTCTATAAGTGGGAAACGAGCAAAGACCCTGCGGAGCAGACGGGCAAAGGTGTGGCCTTGAAATCTGTCACCGCCTTCTTCACCTGGCTCcgcgaggcagaggaggagtcCGACAAGGAATAA
- the eif4g1a gene encoding eukaryotic translation initiation factor 4 gamma 1a isoform X4, with the protein MNKPPQPIAGPTSVPNPAPSPGLTQAAYGQGQPPSLVFATQPPPQMNSAPQTRQTYYPNRPAMATSAPRVQTSSGPRPVGPTHVYPTNPQMIMMSQQQLSFAGSPQGYFIPPPGQYRAPYMPPTQQYPVTTGTAGFYPGTSPAEYTAYAGAYYPAQPQYSPSVQPAPVMINPPQQQQQAPPPQQQQQQQQQPPQPQPQQQQPPAQAQGPLKRERKPIRIRDPNQGGRDITEEIMSGGRSTTTPTPPQASIADLSPPQTNGEVVQPVATVTRHDDNMEPAVGAETPPPPATAETEPVLEAKQEMDSQMPVCAESDAQSVAPTAATEDPSPLIKDEQSPSSLPPVVASITTTTPAEAVNKDVTKVSDTVDAPVSPSASVAAQEAPLKLEEPQAAPAPPEKAPEKEEKITEEVKKVEKEEQVASSKVEPVVEDAAIVTPVKVAKEEAVAKEEAVAKEEAVTKTSTEMSQPPPSVQEHAVPQTQSAVLNSAPEPKAEPQPEPKAEPQPEPQPEPEPEPEPTPVVTAEPLLSNGLPQNVEELSEDVALSDTTSLDKPDASQSQESTPVAKMAAPTQEEDLEEEKKVEEKNVEEEKENIEDVPPAPISCPTEESTMQAATSLPKKRRNMKELNKKEAIGDLLDAFTDEQEPIPASEPVPTPADPVPVAPAEPPAEVVDETWEEKEDKQNSVPDKPKATYKYKEEQWKPINPEEKKQYDRDFLLGFQFIGASMNKPEGLPTISDVVLDKVNKTPMRPVDPARLINVGPDFTPSYLGNLGTRSAGGPRGPPPGPRRSQQGQRKEPRKINISSMSFNDDVQLNKAEKAWKPSVKKSTRSRAAEETEEDETEQGKTRELFKRLRSILNKLTPQKFQELMKQVTDLAIDTEERLKGTIDLIFEKAISEPNFSVAYANMCRCLMGLKVPTSDKPGAFANFRKLLLNRCQKEFEKDQDDDEIFEKKQKEMEASKDDEERERMRVALNDARDQARRRSLGNIKFIGELFKLKMLTEAIMHDCVVKLLKNHDQESLECLCRLFSTIGKDLDFEKAKPRMDQYFHQMDKIIKEKKTSSRIRFMLQDVLDLRKCNWVPRRGEQGPKTIDQIHKEAEMEEHREHIKVQQLISKGGGGGGRMGGDRGDRGDRGGRGSHTQGGGRNNPPQDEGWNTVPISKNRPIDTSRLSKITKPGALDFNLTMLAPGGKSLAGSWGKGSSGGTGAKPASGEQDSGRPAPSTNRFSALQSGSSLSSSDSDRRVPQRSSSSRERGGDGGDREKDRFTRNEVREGRDDRSSSNQITKRSFSRESQERGGRAGDSRTSADPVRRVASMTNDRDRGSRDRGSRDRGSRDRGSRDQGSRDRGSRDRVPSQDLTAKRESAPTPPPSLPKPTLTEEELEKKANAIVEEYLHINDLKEALQCVVELNSTSLLYVFVRTGVESTLERSTIARERMGHLLHQLIKAGTLPTPQCYKGLEEILEAAEDMAIDIPHIWLYLAELITPLLHEGGIPMGQLFREISKPLLPLGKAAVLLVQILKLLCDGMTPKKVGAMWTESGLSWSDFLPKDEDVNAFVTEQKMDFTTGEMTESVEEGVKKALSGEELSKQLDRLLEEKADNQRIGDWVEANLDEQQATSNQFLRALMTAVCQSAIICDNPYRMDPIQIKQRASLLQKYLSDEQKELQALCALQALMVHMEQPANLLRMFFDALYDEDVIKEEAFYKWETSKDPAEQTGKGVALKSVTAFFTWLREAEEESDKE; encoded by the exons TACCGGGCCCCATACATGCCTCCAACTCAGCAGTATCCTGTGACCACCGGTACAGCTGGCTTCTATCCGGGAACCAGCCCGGCTGAATACACCGCTTATG CAGGAGCATATTATCCTGCTCAGCCACAGTACTCTCCGTCTGTCCAGCCCGCACCGGTCATGATCAACCCCCCCCAGCAACAGCAACAAGCCCCgcctcctcagcagcagcagcagcagcaacagcagccaccgcagccgcagccgcagcagcagcagccgccggCTCAGGCACAAGGCCCACTAAAGAGGGAACGCAAACCG ATAAGAATACGAGACCCCAACCAGGGCGGGCGTGATATCACAGAGGAGATAATGTCAGGTGGAAGGTCCACCACCACACCGACCCCCCCACAG GCCTCCATAGCAGATTTAAGTCCTCCACAGACCAATGGTGAAGTTGTACAACCTGTCGCTACAGTGACAAGACATG ATGATAACATGGAGCCTGCTGTTGGCGCTGAaacccctccacctcctgccaCAGCAGAAACAGAGCCTGTGCTGGAGGCCAAACAGGAAATGGACAGCCAGATGCCTGTGTGTGCTGAATCCGATGCACAATCTGTAGCCCCCACAGCTGCTACTGAGGATCCATCCCCATTGATAAAGGACGAGCAgtctccctcttccctccctcctgtagTAGCATCTATTACAACTACTACTCCTGCTGAAGCAGTAAATAAAGACGTTACTAAAGTCAGTGACACAGTCGATGCACCTGTCAGCCCTTCAGCATCAGTAGCAGCACAAGAGGCACCTCTCAAACTAGAGGAACCACAGGCGGCCCCAGCTCCACCTGAGAAGGCAccagaaaaggaagaaaagataacagaggaagtgaagaaagtTGAAAAAGAGGAGCAGGTGGCTAGTTCCAAGGTGGAGCCTGTAGTTGAAGATGCAGCTATAGTTACCCCTGTTAAAGTGGCAAAAGAAGAAGCTGTGGCAAAAGAAGAAGCCGTGGCAAAAGAAGAAGCCGTGACAAAAACTTCAACTGAAATGTCTCAGCCTCCACCCTCTGTACAGGAACATGCTGTTCCACAGACCCAGAGCGCTGTTCTCAACTCTGCACCTGAACCCAAAGCTGAACCCCAACCTGAACCCAAAGCTGAACCCCAACCTGAACCCCAACCTGAACCCGAACCTGAACCCGAACCTACTCCGGTTGTAACAGCAGAGCCTCTCCTCTCCAACGGTCTTCCTCAGAACGTTGAGGAACTGTCTGAGGATGTTGCGCTTTCAGACACTACATCCCTTGACAAGCCTGATGCCTCGCAATCTCAGGAATCCACACCTGTAGCTAAAATGGCAGCACCAACCCAGGAAGAGGAtttggaagaggagaagaaggtggaagagaagaatgtggaagaggagaaggagaatatAGAGGATGTCCCTCCTGCCCCTATCAGCTGCCCTACAGAGGAATCTACTATGCAAG CTGCTACGTCTCTgccaaagaagaggaggaacatgaaGGAGCTCAACAAAAAGGAGGCCATTGGAGACCTCCTGGATGCATTCACAGAT gagcaggagcccATCCCTGCTTCTGAACCTGTGCCCACTCCGGCCGACCCTGTCCCTGTTGCTCCAGCTGAACCTCCTGCTGAGGTCGTGGATGAGACttgggaagagaaagaggacaaACAGAACTCAGTACCTGACAAGCCCAAAGCCACATACAAGTACAAAGAAG AACAATGGAAGCCGATAAACCCAGAAGAGAAGAAGCAGTATGACAGGGATTTCCTCCTGGGCTTCCAGTTCATCGGCGCCAGTATGAACAAACCTGAGGGTCTGCCCACCATCAGTGATGTGGTCCTGGACAAG GTGAACAAGACTCCCATGCGACCTGTTGACCCAGCTCGATTAATTAACGTTGGTCCTGATTTTACTCCCTCATATTTGGGGAATCTTGGGACCAGATCAGCGGGAGGACCACGAGGCCCA CCTCCTGGGCCACGTCGCTCCCAGCAGGGTCAGCGTAAAGAACCCAGGAAAATCAACATCAGCAGCATGTCCTTCAATGATGACGTACAACTCAACAAGGCTGAGAAGGCCTGGAAGCCATCAGTGAAGAAGTCCACTCGAAGCCGCGCTGCCGAGGAAACCGAAGAAGATGAAACTGAACAGGGCAAGACTCGGGAGTTGTTCAAGCGTCTGCGCAGTATCCTCAACAAGTTGACTCCTCAGAAGTTTCAGGAGCTGATGAAGCAGGTGACGGATCTGGCGATAGACACGGAGGAGAGGCTGAAAGGAACCATTGACCTCATCTTTGAGAAGGCCATCTCAGAGCCCAACTTCTCTGTGGCCTACGCCAATATGTGCCGCTGCCTTATGGGA TTGAAAGTCCCCACTTCGGACAAGCCAGGAGCTTTTGCCAACTTCCGTAAACTGCTGCTTAACCGCTGTCAGAAAGAGTTTGAGAAGGAccaggatgatgatgagatctttgagaagaagcagaaagagaTGGAGGCTTCCAAAGAT GATGAAGAGCGTGAGCGCATGAGAGTGGCGCTCAATGATGCCAGAGACCAGGCCCGCCGGCGCTCACTGGGGAACATAAAGTTCATAGGCGAGCTCTTCAAGCTGAAGATGCTGACTGAGGCCATCATGCACGACTGTGTAGTGAAACTTCTAAAGAATCACGACCAAGAGTCTCTGGAGTGTCTCTGCAGGCTGTTCTCCACTATTGGAAAAGATCTGGACTTTGAAAAGGCCAAG CCTCGTATGGATCAGTATTTTCACCAGATGGACAAGATCATCAAAGAGAAAAAGACTTCATCCAGAATCCGCTTTATGCTGCAAGACGTCCTGGACCTCAGAAAG TGCAACTGGGTGCCTCGCAGAGGAGAACAGGGTCCTAAAACAATTGACCAAATTCATAAGGAGGCGGAGATGGAAGAGCACAGGGAACACATCAAAGTGCAGCAGCTCATCTCcaagggaggtggaggtggaggcaggaTGGGAGGGGACAGGGGGGACAGGGGAGACAGGGGGGGCCGAGGGTCTCACACACAAGGAGGTGGCCGCAATAACCCGCCTCAGGATGAGGGATGGAACACGGTGCCCATCTCCAAGAACAGACCTATCGACACCAGCCGCCTTAGCAAGATCACCAAg CCCGGTGctctggacttcaacctcaCAATGTTGGCTCCAGGAGGCAAAAGCCTTGCCGGCAGCTGGGGCAAAGGCAGCAGTGGAGGAACTGGAGCTAAACCAGCCAGTGGAGAGCAAG atTCTGGTCGTCCAGCTCCCAGCACCAACCGATTTTCTGCCCTGCAGTCTGGTTCCTCGTTGTCTTCATCCGACTCCGATCGCAGAGTTCCTCAGAG GTCAAGCTCCAGTCGTGAGCGCGGTGGAGACGGGGGCGACCGCGAGAAGGATCGCTTTACTCGCAATGAGGTACGGGAAGGTCGTGAcgacaggagcagcagcaaccAAATCACAAAGAGAAGCTTCAGCAGGGAGTCGCAGGAGCGCGGAGGGAGGGCTGGAGACAGCCGGACCTCCGCTGACCCCGTGCGTCGCGTCGCCAGCATGACTAACGACAGGGACCGAGGAAGTCGGGACAGGGGAAGCAGAGACCGAGGAAGTCGGGACAGGGGAAGCAGAGACCAAGGAAGCCGGGACCGAGGAAGTCGGGACAGGGTTCCAAGTCAAGATCTCACAG CCAAGCGTGAGAGCgcccccactcctcctccttctctccctaaACCTACTTTGACTGAGGAGGAGTTGGAGAAGAAGGCAAATGCCATCGTTGAAGAATACCTCCACATTAATGACTTGAAG GAGGCGCTGCAGTGTGTGGTAGAGCTCAACAGTACCTCGCTGCTGTACGTGTTTGTGCGGACCGGCGTGGAGTCGACGCTGGAGCGCAGCACAATCGCTAGAGAGCGCATGGGCCACTTGCTGCACCAACTTATAAAGGCAGGGACATTGCCCACACCGCAGTGCTACAAAGG GCTAGAAGAGATCCTGGAGGCAGCCGAAGACATGGCCATAGATATACCTCACATATGGCTCTACCTGGCTGAACTCATTACCCCCCTGCTCCACGAGGGAGGCATCCCTATGGGACAGCTCTTCAG GGAGATCTCAAAGCCTCTCCTCCCCCTGGGGAAGGCTGCTGTGCTGCTGGTTCAGATCCTTAAGCTGCTCTGCGACGGAATG ACCCCTAAGAAGGTCGGGGCCATGTGGACAGAGAGCGGGCTGAGCTGGAGTGACTTCTTGCCCAAGGACGAAGACGTCAACGCGTTTGTCACTGAACAG aAGATGGATTTCACCACAGGAGAAATGACGGAGTCAGTGGAGGAGGGTGTAAAGAAAGCCCTGAGTGGAGAAGAGCTCAGTAAACAGCTGGACAGACTCCTCGAGGAAAAGGCCGACAACCAGCGCATAGGAGACTGGGTAGAG gccaaCCTGGACGAGCAACAGGCGACTTCCAACCAGTTTTTACGCGCATTGATGACAGCAGTGTGCCAGTCTGCCATCATAT GTGACAACCCGTACAGGATGGATCCAATTCAGATCAAACAGAGAGCCAGTCTCCTGCAGAAATACCTGTCTGACGAGCAGAAGGAGCTGCAGGCCCTTTGCGCCCTCCAGGCTCTGATGGTGCACATGGAGCAGCCTGCGA ACCTGCTGCGGATGTTCTTCGACGCCTTGTACGATGAGGACGTCATTAAAGAAGAGGCCTTCTATAAGTGGGAAACGAGCAAAGACCCTGCGGAGCAGACGGGCAAAGGTGTGGCCTTGAAATCTGTCACCGCCTTCTTCACCTGGCTCcgcgaggcagaggaggagtcCGACAAGGAATAA